Within the Desulfobacterales bacterium genome, the region AATCCGGCGCCAAAATCATTGAAATAAACCCAGATAGAACGCCGCTGACACACCGGGTGACCGATGTGTTTTTGCAGGGATCAGCCGGCGAGCTATTGCCGCGGTTGGTGGCAGCGGTGGCGCGAGTGCGATAGGTGATTAATCATCCCCCTTGGACCTTACATGGGCAAACAAATCCGGGTGGGTGCAGACCTCGTAATACCGTCTATGCGTCCAACCGAGAAAACGAAGCGAGTCCATCGAAACTTCGGGAATACGGGCCTCTCGTACGATGAGCCGCTGGTACTGCCCGGTCACGGTTGGAAATTTTCCGGTATACAGAACGGTTTTCAATTTCCCGGGGCCCGGAAGGGTGTATTCGATAGCCTTGAGCTTGATCTCTTTGGCTAGTTTTTCAAAACCGGCTGCATTCAGTTCGATGCCGTTCACATTGTATCGAATGCAAAGATCGTCCCGTGTTTTTGCCTGTTCTTTTTCGCTGGCGGTCTGCAGCACGCGTAAATGAAACGGGCCGGCTTTCATCCCTTTGAGGTTTCGCAAGGTCCGCGTGCAGCTGGACATTCGGTCCGCATGATTAATGGCCTGTGAAATCATGATGCGACTGTCCCCGTCAAATAGAAATGCGGGCGGCTTTGCCAAATAGCTAATACCGCAACCGACTTCCAGTACCGGCAGCTCGTTTTGCCGGCTTCGCTGATTGTATCGCTCGATGATCATCAGGATTTGTACCGCCAACCCGCAAGCCCGAGCCACGGCGTACCATTCGGAGGGCTCGGCCTCATGCTCAAGAATGGAAAGAATCACCGCATCGCCTTCGATAAAGACCTTGCTTGCCCCATACCGGGATAATACGGCGGAGATCGGCTCAAAAAAATTTAAACTGAAAAAAGATGCCGGGTTCAGCCGTCGCTCAATCATTCGATGGGCCAAGTCCGTCGCACCTCGAACGTCCGCCTTCAGGATGACATGATGAATAATCGGCTTTTCCTCAGGTGCGCGTTCATGGGGCAATAGAAATTCAAACAGAGTTTTGTTTGCCCGTGACAGATCAAGTGTTTTCGAATCGGTAATTAAATGAATTTGTCCCATGGCTTCCGAGAGGAGATGGTAATTGCCCTCATCTCGATGGTATCGTGAAAAATCGTCGAAAAATCGAAGTAGGGCCATCTGTTTCCGGGGTTTGAGCATTCTATTCAGTTCCCGGGCTTTTTGCCGAAGCGGTCCTAACGAAATAACCTTTCCATAAATTTTTCCATACGCTTTAAGTTGCCCTGTTAAAAAGCGGCGGGTTTTTCTCTCCGTTAAGAATTGGAGCACTTGCCTGGGCTGTAACGGCGGACAATAATTTGAACAAATCGGCAACATCTGATAGGCTGCGCAAATTCGCTTGATCAGCTTGGCCCGGCGAAATTGTCGAAAAAAGATACGAAGGTGTTGCTCTTGCGTTCGGGCCAGTTGTTTCAAGGCGTCGCGCGCTTCGCGATGCCCCCCCTCTTTTTTAAGTTTTTTCATCGTCTTTCGGGTAACGGAGGCGTCCGTCAGCCGAGCCAGGTTGTCCGCTTGTTTGAGCCATTGGTCAAGGGATTGATCGGTGTGATCGCTCGTCGGGAGTGTTTCACGGACAAGATCCTTTATCAGTGACAAGAGGCTGTCATAACGGTCTGGGTCTTCAATGCGCCGCCCCAACAGCGTGTATGTTTCAAGCATCATCTTATCGTCGGGGGGGAATGTTGCGTGCAGCATCGGATTTAAAAAGATATCGTTGGGGAAAAGGGTCTCTTTCCCGAAACTGACGGTGCGCAGCGGAACGAGCACGTCCCGGTGTACCTCCAACACATATTGAAATAGCTCCAATCCGGACTGACGGATAATAGCAGACCGATTTTCACGAAGGGCGGATAATCTCTCTTTGAGCCGAACGATTTCCTTTACATCTTTTTGGACCGCTCGCTCACCGGCCAGGATTCTGCGCTGAAAATTTTCAACAATTTCAGTATATTGATCCAGATTCGTTTCGATGATCAGTTTAAAAACGGCAGCCTGACTTAAATAATCGATCTGAATTTCACCCCGCGATTTGGCTATATGGACGGCTTCTTGAAGAATTTCGCCACAAATGCGCTTAAACGCCTCTCTTTCCTTGACCGCGGTGGGGCTAATCTTTATATTCAGGATGTCTTCAGCTTGCGCATATTTTGCCATGGCGGTGCGAACGACTTTTTTGGCGGCGGCGCACAGGACGGGGCTCAGATAAACATCATGGCGGAGGTTGTCTACGCCGGGGATAAGCCGGTCAAAGCTTATCGTAAAGGTGTATAACGCAAACGATGCGCTCTCCGCTGTGGCCTTGTGCGGCGAATTTCCAGACAATTGTGTCATAGGCAAATATTCCGAAAGCAATCTGATGGCTACAAACGGGACCAGACCGAATTACTTGGAAAGGCCAGTGCCCTCAAGGCTTTCTCAAATCTAATCGGCTATAGGAGCGCAAAACTGAAATGAAATCTATACGGGCCTCTATGTAGCGCATTGAATATTTTTTAGCAAATACATTCAGTTGGCTTTTATTTTACGCTCTGTCCGGTATAAGGGCATAAACCCTTTATCAGAAACATGCCCAAAAAAACGCGCATAATTCTGGAGAAGGTCGTTGGCCGCCAAGCAGCCCGGTCGCCCCGCTTCCGGCTTTGCCGGTTCAGGAATACAAACGAATAACAATCCATGCAATGGGATGCATTCAATGAACAAAACGACAGTATCTCGCTGGGTAACCTCGGTTTCTCTTCAGGCTCCCTCTCTTCAAAATAACACCGCGGACGCGGAACGGTTGATCAACGAATTGAGGTCGGCATTGCAAACCGATCAAGTCAAGATGGACTTGGCCCTTCTGCGGTGTCTGCCGCAGCGGTTGCGACAATACGAAAATCAAGTGGACTGCATCCTCTTTAAAGACCGGCATGAATATATTCTAATCGACATAAAAGCGACCGGAGGAAATCAACCGGTTGTCGGGTTAGCGGTGGATTTGGGAACTTCCAGGGTGGTGCTTCGCCTGATGGCGTTGACAAGTGCGCAAATTCTGGCGGAATCGGCGTTCGACAATCCGCAAATCGCTATTGGCCCGGATATATTGACCCGAGTGCACCATGCGGACACCGATACCGGTGCGGTGCAACTGCACCGCTTAATCATGGATGGGTTAAATGATCGAATCAACAGCATGTGCCGAGTCGCCGGAATATCGCCGGATACTATTTACGCTGTTAGTCTGGCCGGCAACACCGCTATGACCCATCTGTTTCTGGGGCTCAATCCCAGATGGATGATTCGCGAACCGTATATTCCGGTGGTTAACAGTCCGGGGGTGGTTTCAGCCGGAGCGTTGGGCCTGGCCATTCACCCTGCCGCGAGAGTATTTATTTTCCCGAATGTGGGAAGCTACTTCGGCGGGGACTTGATCGCCGGTATTCTTTACGCCGGATTGCACCGGGCCGAAGCACCTGCGCTTCTGTTGGATGTCGGAACGAACGCCGAAGTCGTTCTCGGCGACAAGAACTGGCTGATTGCGTGTGCTGGTGCGGCCGGGCCTGCCCTTGAAGGGGGCGTGACCCGCATGGGCATGATGGCGGGTCCGGGCGTGATTGACCGGGTGGCCATTCAGGCGAATACCGGGGAATTTGAGATTCGTACCATAGATGATGCCCCCGCCAGGGGGATTTGTGGTTCCGGGCTGATTGATCTTGCCGCGCAATTATTTCTGGCCGGGTTTTTGGATATTCGGGGAAAATTGGTTCCCGATCGTTGCGGCAAGCGCTTGAAGGAAAAAGACGAGATGCAGTACCTGGTGGTGGTTCCTGCGGACGCATCGGCCACCGGTGAGGATTTGACCATTTCCCAGGCGGATTTCGACAGCCTCGTTCGTTCCAAGGCGGCCATGTATACGATTTTACGAACCCTTTCCGGAACCGTGGGCATCGAACTGGATAGCCTTGCAACGGTGTATGTCGCCGGCACCTTCGGCTCCTTTATCAATCCGGCTTCCGCGGTCACGATCGGCATGTTGCCGGATTTGCCGTTGAATCACTATCGGTCCCTCGGCAACAGTTCCCTGGGAGGAGCGACCCGAATGCTGACCTCGGATTGTATCGCCGAAATCGATCAGATTCGGGATCGGGTGACGTATCTGGAACTAAATGTCAATCAGGAGTTCATGAACCGGTTTTCCGCCGCAAAGTTTTTGCCGCATACGGACCGAAGCCGATTTCCTTCGGTTCGGCGCCATGGCGAATAAGCCGGCAAAAACTTATTTTATAAGAAAAAGGGTGACAAATCGAGGATCTATGTCCTTGGGCGCTACCATTCCAAGCTCGTCGTCAACTTCTTCAAAAAGCGCATCGAGACTGGGCCCTATTCGATCGGTAATATTCAGGGCGCTTTGTCCGGTTGTGGTTGACAGCCAGTTGAGAAAGGATGTTTTCATGGCAAGGGGTGTTTTTCGGGGGGCCGGGGAATGCGCCTTTTCCATAATTCCGAAAAGCTCGATAAAAAACCGATGAAATTCCTTTTGTGTCAGCGAAGCCGGCGCTTTTGGACCGTTTGTTTTTCGGGAAGCATTCAAATGATGGTGCGCCCAGGCCGTCAGCATCAGGTTCTTATACGTCAGCAACTGATCCTTGCGCCGGTGAAGCTGAACCGGCAGATGAGAAAGCAGTTCGTCAATGACCATGATTTGTTCAATGGTTTGATCTGTAATCCGGACTTCTTCAATCGTTTCAAACTCGCGGTATAAGGTGCCGGTTTGATAGTTGTCGAAAAAAAGGGGCTTTTTTATCATCAGACCACCCAGCACGCCCATCCATGTTTCCCCCCAGAAGCTCAGGGGCAACCCGGCCGCGACATATTGGGCATTTTTTTGCCAGCGCAGAACTTTCCATTTAAGCTGAAGCACCCGGCCATAGCCGACCCTGAAAATCTGTGCAAGGGGAAACCGCTTGATCAAGGCTGCCCCATGGGCGGACATGGACGCTTGGTCCGGTTTTTGTTTCAGGTTAAAGAGCGCTTCAATCCCGATGCTCAGATACCCGCAGGCCTTTCTGACAATTTCCCGCAATACGCTTCTGTCCTGAATCAACCGCTGGTCAGCGGCAATCAACTGGTTGCTTAAGCCGGCAAACTCAATCTGAATTTGTTGCAGCCTTAGTTCGGAATCGATGAGCCGAAGGGCGTCGGTGAAAGCGGTTTTTTCCGGAAGCATGCCGGAGGTATATTGCGGTACGGTCATCTGCATTCCCGCTTCAGTCACCGGCTCGAAGGTTTTGGGCGATTGGTGATAAAGCGCTTTCGGATCAAGCGGTTGATAAATGCCAACGGCCTCGTCAAAGGGCAAAAACCCTTTTTCCGCCAGCCGGACATTTTTCAGTCGATAGAGGGATTCCTCGGCTTCCACCGGCAATAGCCCGGCGGCGTTCATCAGAATTTGCTGATATAACACATGATCATAATCCGCCACCCGAGCAAGCAATCGTTGCAAAAAGGCGGTTCGGCGCGTTTCTCCTTCTTCATCCGCCTCATCCGGATCGCTTTCATCGAAATCGGCCGGGTACCGATCCGGAAGAATACGGACATACACCACATCGTCCAAGGTAAAAAAATCATCCCCGAAATCTGACGGATCCTGATCATGCTCGCGAATAAGAACCTGAATGTTCTTATGCAGGAAAAAATCCATCAGATCCGGCTGTTGTTCCACCAGCCAAGCCACGAGGCGCTGGGGGTGGGCCTGCATCATCAGCGTCAGCCATTTTGTTAGCACCGGTATTTGAATTCGATCCTGACGCCATCCCTCGATGTCCAGAATGTATTCAAGCTGCGTATCCGTAGCCAACGCAAGAATCGGAAGGGCATCTTCCGGCCCGATATCATGGATCAAAAAATGGAAATCCTCCTCGGGCAGGGAATGGACCAGCGCTGCGGGGTTGCGTGCCTCTAAAATATAATTGATCGCCTTTTCACCCGGCAATGCGGCCAGCGCGGCGCGTTGCCGTTGAAGCTCAAGAAGTTGATTGCCGACCATGTCGCCGGCGTTGCTGTTTTCATCCTTCATGGTGTGCATTCAAAAAAAAGTTCTCCGGTTTGTTTCGATTCAGTGTGAAATGATGGCTTACTTATTATAACTCCGCTTCACGGTTGTCAATCATGGTCATCTGTTAGACTTTCCTGAAAACCGTTCCGTTGAACGTAGCGAGCAACTCGTTTCCCCTGAGGATATTCATTCGATAGACGCCGGTTCGCCTCGTGGTGTGCACCAGTGAGGCCTCAGCCACGATAATATCGCCCACTTGAGCGGTCTTTAAAAAAGAGCCGCTTACATCCAACGCATAAGACGGCAAATGATCACTGTTGGACGCGGCGGAAAAAGCCACATCAGCCAGGCTGAAAATCAGCCCGCCGTGCACCAGGCCCATGAAATTAAGCATGTCTTTGGTGATGGTTAAGGAACAGGAGGCATGGCCCGGCCCGGCTTGGTGGACTTGAATGCCCAGAAACGCAGCGTACGGATCACTTTTAATCTGCTCCAGAAGTGTTGGCATGGGGATTCCTTTCCATAGGTTTCATTTTTGTTCACGGCATCTCCAGGCTCGCCGATCTTTGTGATTCGAAAATCAGAGAAAGACTCTATCGGTTTAATCGGGTGCATGCGCAGCGGCATGAATGCGCACCTGAAAAGTGGTTCGGCCCGAGCGTCGGCATTCATCCGCGCTTTTGATGAA harbors:
- a CDS encoding ASKHA domain-containing protein, giving the protein MNKTTVSRWVTSVSLQAPSLQNNTADAERLINELRSALQTDQVKMDLALLRCLPQRLRQYENQVDCILFKDRHEYILIDIKATGGNQPVVGLAVDLGTSRVVLRLMALTSAQILAESAFDNPQIAIGPDILTRVHHADTDTGAVQLHRLIMDGLNDRINSMCRVAGISPDTIYAVSLAGNTAMTHLFLGLNPRWMIREPYIPVVNSPGVVSAGALGLAIHPAARVFIFPNVGSYFGGDLIAGILYAGLHRAEAPALLLDVGTNAEVVLGDKNWLIACAGAAGPALEGGVTRMGMMAGPGVIDRVAIQANTGEFEIRTIDDAPARGICGSGLIDLAAQLFLAGFLDIRGKLVPDRCGKRLKEKDEMQYLVVVPADASATGEDLTISQADFDSLVRSKAAMYTILRTLSGTVGIELDSLATVYVAGTFGSFINPASAVTIGMLPDLPLNHYRSLGNSSLGGATRMLTSDCIAEIDQIRDRVTYLELNVNQEFMNRFSAAKFLPHTDRSRFPSVRRHGE
- a CDS encoding DUF6178 family protein yields the protein MHTMKDENSNAGDMVGNQLLELQRQRAALAALPGEKAINYILEARNPAALVHSLPEEDFHFLIHDIGPEDALPILALATDTQLEYILDIEGWRQDRIQIPVLTKWLTLMMQAHPQRLVAWLVEQQPDLMDFFLHKNIQVLIREHDQDPSDFGDDFFTLDDVVYVRILPDRYPADFDESDPDEADEEGETRRTAFLQRLLARVADYDHVLYQQILMNAAGLLPVEAEESLYRLKNVRLAEKGFLPFDEAVGIYQPLDPKALYHQSPKTFEPVTEAGMQMTVPQYTSGMLPEKTAFTDALRLIDSELRLQQIQIEFAGLSNQLIAADQRLIQDRSVLREIVRKACGYLSIGIEALFNLKQKPDQASMSAHGAALIKRFPLAQIFRVGYGRVLQLKWKVLRWQKNAQYVAAGLPLSFWGETWMGVLGGLMIKKPLFFDNYQTGTLYREFETIEEVRITDQTIEQIMVIDELLSHLPVQLHRRKDQLLTYKNLMLTAWAHHHLNASRKTNGPKAPASLTQKEFHRFFIELFGIMEKAHSPAPRKTPLAMKTSFLNWLSTTTGQSALNITDRIGPSLDALFEEVDDELGMVAPKDIDPRFVTLFLIK
- a CDS encoding hotdog fold thioesterase; translated protein: MPTLLEQIKSDPYAAFLGIQVHQAGPGHASCSLTITKDMLNFMGLVHGGLIFSLADVAFSAASNSDHLPSYALDVSGSFLKTAQVGDIIVAEASLVHTTRRTGVYRMNILRGNELLATFNGTVFRKV